A genomic segment from Paralichthys olivaceus isolate ysfri-2021 chromosome 22, ASM2471397v2, whole genome shotgun sequence encodes:
- the LOC138406586 gene encoding uncharacterized protein, producing MPATHAGIVYRWCHPRHVTVKQRVCSLDIELVAVGLRPYYLPREFTSVFAITVYIPPSGNAEAACDVIHTVTAGLQRQHSGAFIVITGDFNHASLSSTIPTFFQFVKCATCENKTLDLLYANVKDAYSSTALPPLGRSDHNLVLLSPSYKPVVQRHPVKVRTVREWSPEAMESLRGALEATHWDALYEPHGEDIDGLTDCVSEYIGFCIDNTIPTKEVRCLGLSRLYFLRRLGSFNVCNKMLQMFYQSVVVSTIFFAVVSWGVGIKTKDANRLNKISRKAESVVGYIVLSFVLNTVSGHVLDGIRGDHNINR from the coding sequence ATGCCTGCAACACACGCCGGCATTGTTTACAGGTGGTGTCACCCCAGGCACGTCACCGTTAAACAGCGTGTCTGCAGCCTGGACATCGAGCTCGTCGCCGTCGGACTTCGTCCATATTATTTGCCGAGGGAGTTTACCAGTGTTTTCgccatcactgtttatattcctccatCTGGGAACGCAGAAGCAGCGTGTGACGTCATCCACACTGTGACTGCAGGATTACAGAGACAACACTCTGGGGCCTTCATCGTCATCACAGGTGACTTTAACCatgcttccctctcatccacaatcccaacattcttccagtttgtaaaatgtgccacctgtgaaaataagactttggacctgctgtatgcaaatgttaaggatgcatacagctccactgccctgccaccactgggcaggtcagaccacaacctagtcctgctctcaccatcatacaagcctgtggttcagcggcacccagtcaaagtgaggacagtgagggaaTGGTCTCCTGAGGCCATGGAATCACTGCGTGGAGCGCTGGAGGCCACACActgggatgctctgtatgagccacatggtgaggacattgatggcctgactgactgtgtctctgagtacattgggttctgcatagacaacaccatccccactaaagaggtccgctgtctgggcctgagccggctttacttcctgaggagactcgggtccttcaatgtctgcaacaagatgctgcagatgttctatcagtctgttgtggtgagcaccatcttctttgctgtggtgtcctggggtgtgggcatcaagacaaaggacgccaacagactgaacaaaatcagcAGGAAAgctgagtctgtggttggctatATAGTCCTTTCATTTGTCTTGAATACTGTGTCTGGCCACGTATTGGATGGAATTAGAGGGGATCACAACATTaatagataa